One genomic segment of Amycolatopsis sp. Hca4 includes these proteins:
- a CDS encoding sialidase family protein, whose amino-acid sequence MPLSRKLVTATLLPAVVVGGLLVSATSASANVAVTQVSSDPFTDAQAQHRTEVEPDTFAFGSTIVSAFQVGRVSGGGSSDIGFATSTDGGATWTSGFLPGTTANTGGSCGQISDAAVAFDAKHNVWLISSLGVNCPSGTPVFTSRSTDGGKTFGNPITTATGSLDKNWIVCDNTTTSPFFGNCYTEYDITSSGDAIRMKTSSDGGLTWGPARATGDSATGLGGQPIVRPNGTVLVPYLSLNDQIRSFRSIDGGASWRSTVLVSSISHHDAAGGLREEALPSAEIDSAGTAYVAWSDCRFRSGCPSNDIVLSKSTSETTWGAPTRVPIDATTSTVDHFVPGLGVDPSTSGTGARIGLTYYFYPTANCTAATCQLDVGFISSANGGTSWSTATQVAGPMNLSWIPNTSQGRMFGDYISTSVRVGGNAFPVVPIASAPSGSTFNLGMFAPTGGLPITGGARRTAEAPVAPAGTSQSALTAF is encoded by the coding sequence ATGCCGCTATCCCGAAAACTCGTCACCGCCACCCTGCTGCCGGCCGTCGTGGTCGGCGGGCTGCTGGTGTCCGCGACGTCCGCGTCCGCGAACGTCGCCGTGACCCAGGTCAGCTCCGACCCGTTCACCGACGCCCAGGCCCAGCACAGAACCGAGGTCGAACCCGACACGTTCGCGTTCGGGTCGACCATCGTCTCGGCCTTCCAGGTCGGCCGCGTCTCCGGCGGCGGCTCCTCCGACATCGGCTTCGCCACCTCCACCGACGGCGGCGCCACCTGGACGTCGGGCTTCCTGCCGGGCACCACCGCCAACACCGGCGGATCCTGCGGTCAGATCAGCGACGCCGCCGTCGCCTTCGACGCCAAGCACAACGTCTGGCTGATTTCCTCCCTCGGCGTCAACTGTCCCAGCGGCACCCCGGTGTTCACCAGCCGCTCCACCGACGGCGGCAAGACCTTCGGCAACCCCATCACCACCGCCACCGGCTCACTGGACAAGAACTGGATCGTCTGCGACAACACCACGACCAGCCCGTTCTTCGGCAACTGCTACACCGAATACGACATCACCAGCTCCGGCGACGCGATCCGCATGAAGACCTCCAGCGACGGCGGCCTCACCTGGGGCCCGGCCCGCGCCACCGGCGACAGCGCCACCGGCCTCGGCGGCCAGCCCATCGTCCGACCCAACGGGACCGTCCTCGTCCCCTACCTCTCGCTCAACGACCAGATCCGCTCGTTCCGCTCCATCGACGGCGGCGCCAGCTGGCGATCCACCGTCCTCGTCTCGAGCATCAGCCACCACGACGCCGCCGGCGGCCTGCGCGAAGAAGCGTTGCCCAGCGCCGAAATCGACAGCGCCGGCACCGCCTACGTCGCCTGGTCCGACTGCCGATTCCGCTCCGGCTGCCCAAGCAACGACATCGTGCTGAGCAAGTCCACCAGCGAAACCACCTGGGGAGCCCCGACCCGGGTACCGATCGACGCCACCACCAGCACGGTCGACCACTTCGTCCCCGGCCTCGGCGTCGATCCCTCGACCTCCGGCACCGGCGCCCGGATCGGCCTGACCTACTACTTCTACCCCACCGCCAACTGCACCGCCGCCACCTGCCAGCTCGACGTCGGCTTCATCTCCTCGGCCAACGGCGGCACCAGCTGGAGCACCGCCACCCAGGTCGCCGGCCCGATGAATCTGTCCTGGATCCCGAACACCTCCCAGGGCCGCATGTTCGGCGACTACATCTCCACCTCCGTCCGAGTCGGCGGCAACGCCTTCCCGGTCGTCCCGATCGCCTCGGCCCCGAGCGGCTCGACGTTCAACCTGGGCATGTTCGCCCCGACCGGCGGCCTGCCGATCACCGGCGGCGCCCGCCGCACCGCCGAAGCTCCCGTAGCACCGGCCGGCACTTCACAATCCGCGCTGACCGCTTTCTGA
- a CDS encoding sialidase family protein has product MTILSTAALGVFAVAPATAQPFGYHQLNPVQQRHVSGLLSTVLNGEDPANVTRALAPNRATPSAAGSCANRFGANVKVNQNCLNLTDPDLQGRAQAQNETWAAADPNNPDHVIATYNDYRRGDGTCGVSYSVDGARTWADATTPNGFSRGTDFGGAPREYWQSGGDTSVAWDSRGNAYLSCQVFNRGSAVSANPDQSSAFLVFRSTGTNGASWNFTGRPVATHDDTAGAGNFLLDKQLLTVDNNPRSPFRDRVYVSWTTFADDGTGYIYEAYSADYGETFSAPVLVSADTALCANPLGFPTPRGRCNQNQDSQPFVGPDGALYVVFNNFNNAVANAADNHNQVLLARSADGGQTFSAPVLVGNYHELPDCATYQNGQDPGRACIPEKGPSANSVFRASNYPIGGVDPRNPRRILVTYGSYISPNSNEANGCTPTGFNPATGINTYTGVKNGPCNNDIVLSTSTNGGASFAGGTTDVRQLPVITNASGQARTDQFWQGAAFSPDGTFAVSYYDRQYGADETTGFSDITVSAGFTHTRATSSSMPPPTQFNGTFYGDYAGIAVTARAAYPVWSDTRPPDLFLCPGTGTPGTPPSTCQAGAPNASIANDQDTYTTTVGIR; this is encoded by the coding sequence GTGACAATTCTGAGTACGGCCGCGCTCGGCGTGTTCGCCGTGGCCCCGGCCACCGCGCAACCGTTCGGCTACCACCAGCTCAACCCCGTGCAGCAGCGCCACGTCTCCGGGCTGCTGTCCACGGTCCTCAACGGCGAAGACCCGGCGAACGTCACCAGAGCCCTGGCCCCCAACCGGGCCACGCCCTCGGCCGCCGGGTCGTGCGCCAACCGCTTCGGCGCGAACGTCAAGGTCAACCAGAACTGCCTGAACCTCACCGACCCGGACCTGCAGGGCCGCGCCCAGGCCCAGAATGAGACTTGGGCCGCCGCCGACCCGAACAACCCCGACCACGTCATCGCGACCTACAACGACTACCGCCGTGGCGACGGCACCTGCGGCGTCAGCTATTCCGTCGACGGCGCCCGGACGTGGGCCGACGCGACCACGCCGAACGGCTTCAGCCGCGGCACCGACTTCGGTGGCGCTCCCCGGGAGTACTGGCAGTCCGGCGGCGACACCTCGGTGGCCTGGGACTCCCGGGGAAATGCTTACCTGTCGTGCCAGGTCTTCAACCGCGGCAGCGCGGTGTCGGCCAACCCCGACCAGTCGAGCGCGTTCCTGGTGTTCCGGTCGACGGGAACCAACGGCGCGTCCTGGAACTTCACCGGCCGTCCCGTCGCCACCCACGACGACACCGCCGGCGCCGGGAACTTCTTGCTGGACAAGCAGCTGCTGACCGTGGACAACAACCCGCGCAGCCCGTTCCGCGACCGCGTTTACGTGTCGTGGACGACCTTCGCCGACGACGGCACCGGCTACATCTACGAGGCCTACTCCGCCGACTACGGCGAAACGTTCTCCGCGCCGGTGCTAGTCAGCGCCGACACTGCGTTGTGTGCCAACCCGCTCGGCTTCCCGACGCCGCGGGGGAGGTGCAACCAGAACCAGGACTCGCAGCCGTTCGTCGGCCCGGACGGCGCGCTGTACGTGGTGTTCAACAACTTCAACAACGCCGTCGCGAACGCGGCGGACAACCACAACCAGGTCCTGCTGGCCCGCTCGGCCGACGGCGGCCAGACGTTCTCCGCGCCGGTGCTGGTCGGCAACTACCACGAGCTGCCCGACTGCGCGACCTACCAGAACGGCCAGGACCCCGGCCGCGCCTGCATCCCGGAGAAGGGCCCGTCGGCGAACTCGGTGTTCCGCGCGAGCAACTACCCGATCGGCGGCGTCGACCCGCGCAACCCGCGTCGGATCCTCGTCACCTACGGCTCGTACATCAGCCCCAACTCCAACGAGGCCAACGGCTGCACGCCGACCGGGTTCAACCCCGCCACCGGCATCAACACCTACACAGGCGTGAAGAACGGCCCGTGCAACAACGACATCGTCCTGTCGACCTCGACGAACGGCGGCGCGTCGTTCGCCGGCGGCACCACCGATGTCCGGCAGCTGCCGGTGATCACGAATGCGTCGGGTCAGGCCCGGACCGACCAGTTCTGGCAGGGCGCCGCGTTCAGCCCGGACGGCACCTTCGCGGTCAGCTACTACGACCGCCAATACGGCGCCGACGAGACCACCGGGTTCTCCGACATCACGGTGTCGGCCGGGTTCACCCACACGCGGGCGACGTCGAGCAGCATGCCGCCGCCGACGCAGTTCAACGGCACTTTCTACGGTGACTACGCCGGGATCGCCGTCACCGCCCGCGCCGCGTACCCGGTCTGGTCGGACACCCGCCCGCCGGACCTGTTCCTCTGCCCCGGCACCGGCACACCCGGCACCCCGCCGAGCACCTGCCAGGCCGGCGCACCAAACGCGTCGATCGCCAACGACCAGGACACCTACACCACCACCGTCGGCATCCGCTGA